One Mycolicibacterium fortuitum subsp. fortuitum genomic window carries:
- a CDS encoding DEAD/DEAH box helicase: MLEQGSDFGRELLACAVEGTPSGENPLRHVADIPPRHGKPDQWPQWAHPEVVQALRDRGIVAPWSHQLAAAELARAGRHVVVSTGTASGKSLAYQLPILSTLAEDRQARVLYLSPTKALGHDQLRTAQQLAETVDALRDAAPAPYDGDCATEVRRFARERSRWIFSNPDMIHLSLLRNHARWAVYLRHLKFIVVDECHYYRGIFGSNVAMVLRRLLRLCARYSPDGSGPTVIFASATTAAPAETAAELIGQTVAEVTEDGSPQGARTIALWEPALLDDLTGENGAPVRRSAGAEAARVMADLMTEGARTLTFVRSRRGAELTALGTRARLEDTAPELADLVASYRAGYLSEDRRELEAALTDGRLRGLATTNALELGIDIAGLDAVVMAGFPGTVTSFWQQAGRSGRRGQGALIVLIARDDPLDTYLVHHPAALLDKPIERVVIDPTNPHVLGPQLLCAAAELPLTAAEVRLWDAEAVAETLVDDGLLRKRPGGYFPAPGVDPHPAVDIRGSSGGQIAILEVDTGRMLGSTGAGQAAAALHPGAVYLHQGETYLVDSLSFEDGVAFVYAADPGYTTFARETTDIAVTGPGERKTFGPVTVGLVPVSVTNTVVGYLRRRIDGEVIDFVELDMPPSTLDTMAVMCTITPEALQDNGIDSLSVPGSLHAAEHAAIGLLPLVASCDRGDIGGVSTAAGPVDGLPSIFVYDGYPGGAGFADRGFRNLGTWWGATADAIEACECPQGCPSCVQSPKCGNGNDPLDKSGAVRVLRLVLGALSTSSADPRPR; this comes from the coding sequence GTGCTGGAACAGGGGTCGGATTTCGGCCGTGAGCTGCTGGCTTGCGCTGTCGAGGGCACCCCTTCCGGGGAGAATCCGCTACGCCATGTTGCGGATATACCGCCGCGACACGGCAAACCGGATCAATGGCCGCAGTGGGCCCATCCGGAGGTCGTGCAGGCGTTGCGGGACCGCGGAATCGTCGCGCCGTGGTCGCATCAGTTGGCCGCCGCCGAATTGGCCCGCGCCGGACGGCATGTGGTGGTGTCCACCGGAACCGCCTCGGGCAAGTCCCTGGCCTACCAACTACCGATCCTCTCGACGCTGGCCGAAGATCGGCAGGCGCGGGTGCTGTACCTGTCGCCGACGAAGGCTCTGGGGCATGACCAGCTGCGCACCGCCCAGCAGCTGGCGGAGACCGTCGATGCGTTGCGGGACGCCGCGCCGGCACCCTATGACGGCGACTGCGCGACGGAGGTTCGGCGGTTCGCCCGGGAACGGTCACGGTGGATCTTCTCCAACCCGGACATGATTCATCTGTCGCTGCTGCGCAACCATGCCCGCTGGGCGGTGTACCTGCGGCACCTCAAGTTCATCGTCGTCGACGAATGCCATTACTACCGTGGCATTTTCGGATCCAACGTGGCCATGGTGCTGCGTCGTCTGCTGCGGTTGTGCGCGCGCTACTCGCCGGACGGATCGGGACCGACGGTGATTTTCGCAAGCGCCACCACCGCGGCACCCGCCGAGACCGCGGCCGAGTTGATCGGCCAGACAGTCGCCGAGGTGACCGAGGACGGCTCGCCCCAGGGAGCGCGCACCATCGCACTGTGGGAGCCGGCGCTGCTGGACGATCTGACCGGAGAGAACGGCGCACCGGTACGGCGTTCGGCCGGCGCCGAGGCGGCCCGGGTGATGGCCGACCTCATGACCGAGGGGGCGCGCACTCTGACATTCGTGCGCTCTCGCCGCGGTGCCGAGCTGACCGCCCTGGGCACCCGGGCCCGGTTGGAGGACACCGCACCCGAACTCGCGGATCTGGTGGCCTCCTATCGGGCCGGTTACCTCTCCGAGGACCGTCGCGAACTGGAAGCGGCGTTGACCGACGGACGGTTGCGCGGGCTGGCCACCACCAACGCACTGGAACTCGGCATCGACATCGCCGGGCTGGATGCGGTGGTGATGGCGGGATTTCCCGGCACCGTCACCTCGTTCTGGCAGCAGGCCGGCCGGTCCGGCCGACGCGGCCAGGGCGCGCTGATCGTGCTGATCGCCCGCGATGATCCGCTGGACACCTATTTGGTGCACCACCCCGCAGCCCTGTTGGACAAACCGATCGAGCGGGTGGTCATCGACCCGACCAATCCGCATGTACTGGGTCCGCAATTGCTGTGCGCGGCAGCCGAGTTGCCACTCACCGCGGCCGAGGTGCGGTTGTGGGATGCCGAGGCAGTCGCCGAGACCCTCGTCGATGACGGACTGCTGCGCAAGCGCCCTGGCGGCTACTTCCCGGCTCCCGGTGTGGATCCGCACCCGGCCGTCGACATCCGCGGCTCCAGCGGCGGCCAGATCGCGATCCTGGAGGTCGACACCGGCCGGATGCTGGGCAGCACCGGCGCCGGCCAGGCGGCGGCCGCGCTGCATCCCGGCGCGGTGTATCTGCACCAGGGCGAGACGTATCTGGTGGACTCGCTGTCCTTCGAGGACGGTGTGGCGTTCGTGTATGCCGCCGATCCGGGCTACACGACGTTCGCCCGCGAGACGACCGATATCGCGGTCACCGGCCCCGGCGAGCGCAAGACCTTCGGCCCTGTCACCGTCGGCCTCGTGCCGGTGTCCGTGACCAACACCGTGGTGGGCTATCTGCGCCGACGGATCGACGGCGAGGTCATCGACTTCGTCGAGCTGGACATGCCACCCAGCACCCTGGACACCATGGCCGTGATGTGCACGATCACCCCGGAAGCCCTGCAGGACAACGGCATCGATTCGCTGTCCGTCCCCGGGAGCCTGCACGCCGCCGAACACGCGGCGATCGGCCTGCTGCCGCTGGTGGCCAGCTGCGACCGCGGCGACATCGGCGGGGTCTCGACGGCTGCCGGACCGGTGGACGGTCTGCCGTCGATCTTCGTCTACGACGGTTACCCGGGCGGTGCGGGCTTCGCCGACCGCGGTTTCCGCAATCTCGGTACGTGGTGGGGCGCGACGGCCGACGCCATCGAAGCTTGCGAATGCCCGCAGGGCTGCCCCTCGTGCGTGCAGTCACCGAAATGCGGCAACGGCAACGACCCGTTGGACAAATCGGGCGCGGTACGAGTACTCCGCCTGGTGCTCGGCGCGCTGAGTACGTCCTCAGCGGACCCCCGACCGCGTTGA
- a CDS encoding PAS domain-containing protein: MNHDWLLVETLGSEPVVVARGLQTKNLVPISVFLRRNPHLMAIQSAIRESVQAGQGVSTITPKNDRVIRTEVVRMSDGHIHGVHVWIGPTDLDPPQRPIPGPLIWDLTSGVATDTVESLRNSGMNPDTETTHDRTFADDLPARDLNTGESKVLAMTVKPVVGNTLCTTWDVTDHRGEPITVGFVARVTLEPHDDGSDRMICRAMNWRSERENPAPPVDNLAQRILNGLACPGVHRVLVDLDNWKLLKWLDDPAPFFDWRHRDGGSARIHPTDARHMARMTTEFTDGATTAVLRMRAEDGGWQPVHMTINRVELDDDTFAGLIALRLPTDDEVAASDLDRLD, translated from the coding sequence ATGAACCACGACTGGCTGCTCGTGGAGACACTGGGTAGCGAGCCTGTTGTGGTCGCGCGAGGTCTTCAGACGAAGAACCTCGTCCCGATCAGTGTGTTCCTACGACGAAATCCGCACCTGATGGCAATACAGAGCGCCATCAGGGAAAGCGTGCAGGCCGGACAGGGCGTCAGCACCATCACGCCCAAGAACGATCGCGTGATCCGCACCGAAGTGGTGCGGATGTCCGACGGGCACATCCATGGCGTGCATGTCTGGATCGGACCCACCGATCTCGATCCGCCCCAGCGGCCGATCCCGGGTCCACTGATCTGGGACCTGACCTCGGGGGTGGCCACCGACACCGTCGAATCCCTGCGCAACAGCGGGATGAATCCGGACACCGAGACCACCCACGACCGGACGTTCGCCGACGACCTACCCGCCAGGGATCTCAACACCGGTGAGTCCAAGGTGCTGGCCATGACCGTCAAACCCGTGGTCGGCAACACCCTGTGCACCACCTGGGATGTCACCGACCACCGCGGGGAGCCCATCACGGTGGGATTCGTGGCCAGGGTGACCCTGGAGCCTCACGACGACGGTTCCGACCGAATGATCTGCCGAGCCATGAACTGGCGCAGCGAACGCGAGAATCCAGCGCCGCCCGTGGACAACCTGGCCCAGCGCATCCTCAACGGGCTGGCCTGCCCCGGGGTACACCGGGTCCTCGTCGACCTCGACAACTGGAAGTTGTTGAAGTGGCTCGACGACCCGGCGCCGTTCTTCGACTGGCGCCACCGCGACGGCGGATCAGCCCGCATCCACCCCACCGACGCCCGGCACATGGCACGGATGACCACCGAATTCACCGACGGCGCCACCACCGCGGTGCTGCGGATGCGTGCCGAGGACGGTGGGTGGCAGCCGGTGCACATGACGATCAACCGGGTCGAACTCGACGACGACACCTTCGCCGGTCTGATCGCACTGCGGCTCCCGACCGACGACGAGGTCGCCGCATCGGATCTCGACCGGCTCGACTAG
- a CDS encoding Rv3654c family TadE-like protein: protein MIAFAAGGAYLGAAVTARHRAQATADLAAVGAAGAVVSGPAAACAEADRIAVRMRAVLGDCRIVGLDVVLDVSVPVRLGRWGIGPARATARAGPVDAVG, encoded by the coding sequence GTGATCGCATTCGCCGCCGGTGGCGCATACCTCGGTGCCGCTGTCACGGCCCGGCACCGAGCCCAGGCCACGGCGGATCTGGCTGCGGTGGGTGCCGCCGGCGCTGTGGTGTCCGGACCGGCCGCGGCATGCGCGGAGGCCGACCGGATCGCTGTCCGGATGCGTGCGGTCCTGGGCGATTGCCGGATCGTCGGACTCGACGTGGTGCTGGACGTGTCGGTTCCGGTTCGCCTCGGGCGGTGGGGCATCGGTCCGGCCCGGGCGACCGCACGCGCCGGCCCGGTGGATGCGGTCGGGTAG
- a CDS encoding TadE family type IV pilus minor pilin, producing the protein MAVLVLCVGGLSAVGVQIRCIDAAREAARLAARGAGDEATIAARRVGPSGAVVHVARDGGLVVARVSAATVLPGFTVSAEAAAVPEPGVG; encoded by the coding sequence GTGGCTGTCCTGGTGTTGTGCGTCGGCGGGCTCAGCGCGGTGGGTGTCCAGATCCGTTGCATCGACGCGGCGCGGGAAGCCGCCCGACTGGCAGCGCGCGGTGCAGGTGACGAAGCGACGATCGCCGCCCGTCGCGTCGGACCGTCAGGCGCGGTGGTGCATGTCGCGCGCGACGGCGGTCTGGTGGTGGCGCGGGTCAGCGCCGCCACGGTGCTGCCGGGGTTCACGGTGTCGGCCGAAGCGGCCGCGGTGCCCGAACCCGGAGTCGGGTGA
- a CDS encoding DUF4244 domain-containing protein produces the protein MAGNMFQRANARVTLLMLDESGMSTVEYAIGTIAAAAFGAILYTVVTGDSIVSALTNIISRALNTNV, from the coding sequence ATGGCAGGAAACATGTTTCAGAGGGCGAATGCGCGCGTGACGCTTCTGATGCTCGACGAATCGGGGATGAGCACCGTCGAGTACGCGATCGGGACCATCGCCGCGGCGGCGTTCGGGGCCATCTTGTACACGGTGGTGACCGGGGATTCGATCGTGAGTGCGCTGACCAACATCATCAGCCGGGCGCTGAACACCAACGTGTAG
- a CDS encoding type II secretion system F family protein: MIWAALLLAAALLVGADPARVRHRAAPCPAAWVGRRRAVTDDPLAAASTFDLFSACLAAGMAVSSAAAAASSSAPPALAPMLRRAAELLALGADPALAWSGANDAVSQDKNAEALLRLARRSAASGSALADGVAELATQARHDATSAADAVAERASVLVAGPLGLCYLPAFLCLGVIPVVAGLAGEVLGSGLL; this comes from the coding sequence ATGATCTGGGCGGCACTGCTTCTCGCTGCGGCCCTGCTGGTCGGTGCGGACCCGGCCCGCGTGCGGCACCGGGCCGCGCCTTGCCCCGCGGCGTGGGTAGGCCGCCGACGTGCCGTTACCGACGATCCGCTCGCAGCGGCCTCGACGTTCGACTTGTTCTCCGCGTGTCTGGCTGCCGGCATGGCGGTGTCGTCTGCGGCTGCGGCCGCTTCGTCGTCGGCACCGCCGGCGCTGGCACCGATGCTGCGCCGCGCTGCCGAACTCCTGGCACTCGGTGCGGACCCGGCTCTGGCCTGGTCCGGCGCTAACGACGCTGTGTCGCAAGACAAGAACGCCGAGGCCTTGCTGCGGCTGGCCCGCCGTTCGGCCGCCTCGGGCAGTGCGCTGGCCGACGGAGTCGCCGAACTGGCCACCCAAGCCCGACACGATGCCACTTCCGCAGCCGACGCGGTGGCTGAACGGGCCTCCGTTCTGGTCGCCGGGCCGCTGGGGCTGTGCTATCTGCCGGCGTTCCTGTGCCTGGGCGTCATTCCTGTGGTCGCCGGCCTGGCCGGCGAGGTGCTGGGCTCGGGTCTGTTGTGA
- a CDS encoding type II secretion system F family protein, whose product MTASALALAAAILLWPAAPRRTIALRRQDGSGRRRLRLAPVGGVVLAVAVAGLVSLPLAVAAAVVAGTAVVRRRRSVARRQRQQESAALQAALDVLVGELRTGVHPVAAFGTAAGEVSGPVRQGMGAVAARARLGADVGVGLEDVAAGSQLPMHWQQLAVCWRLAHAYGLSIATLMRTAQRDIVERERFSSHVEAAMAGPRATAAVLAGLPVAGIALGQLIGARPLEFLCGPGAGGWLLVTGVLLACVGLLWSDRIIERALR is encoded by the coding sequence GTGACAGCGAGTGCACTGGCGTTGGCCGCGGCCATTCTGTTGTGGCCGGCCGCACCCCGGCGGACGATCGCGCTACGGCGCCAGGATGGATCCGGCCGGCGTCGGCTGCGATTGGCCCCGGTCGGCGGCGTGGTCCTGGCAGTTGCTGTGGCCGGGCTGGTTTCACTGCCGCTCGCCGTGGCTGCGGCGGTGGTGGCCGGCACCGCCGTGGTACGGCGCAGGCGCAGTGTGGCCCGCCGCCAACGCCAACAGGAATCCGCTGCGCTACAGGCGGCACTGGACGTCTTGGTCGGTGAACTGCGCACCGGCGTCCATCCGGTGGCTGCCTTCGGCACGGCAGCCGGCGAGGTGTCCGGGCCGGTGCGCCAGGGCATGGGTGCTGTCGCCGCACGCGCTCGACTCGGTGCCGATGTCGGTGTGGGCCTGGAAGACGTCGCCGCAGGCTCGCAACTGCCGATGCACTGGCAACAGCTCGCGGTCTGCTGGCGCCTGGCCCACGCATACGGGCTCTCGATCGCCACCCTGATGCGCACCGCACAGCGCGACATCGTTGAGCGCGAACGCTTTTCCTCACACGTGGAAGCGGCGATGGCCGGTCCTCGGGCGACGGCGGCGGTGCTGGCCGGTCTGCCGGTGGCCGGGATCGCGCTCGGGCAGCTGATCGGTGCGCGTCCCTTGGAGTTCCTGTGCGGTCCCGGGGCTGGTGGCTGGCTGCTCGTGACAGGAGTCCTGCTGGCCTGCGTGGGGTTGCTGTGGTCAGACCGAATCATCGAGAGAGCATTGAGATGA
- a CDS encoding TadA family conjugal transfer-associated ATPase produces MSASLIDRVRERLVAEASTLSPGVVAAAIRAESGGLLGDTEVLSNLRLLETELTGAGILEPLLCAPTTTDVLVTAPDAVWVDDGNGLHRSAVCFSDEGAVRRLAQRLALLAGRRLDEAQPWVDGQLTGIGPFTVRLHAVLPPVAAAGTCLSLRVLRPATQNLDTLSRSGAIPAQAAELVHAIIRARLAFLISGGTGCGKTTLLAAALGAVPAHERIICVEDAAELAPPHPHLVRLVARGANVEGIGEVTVRDLVRQALRMRPDRIVVGEVRGAEVVDLLAALNTGHDGGAGTVHANSPAEVPARLEALGALGGLDRTALISQLAAANQVLLHVGRDGTGQRRLSEIAVLRRGARGDLEVVTAWHADTGLGCGADALNALVERRVSP; encoded by the coding sequence AGTCCGGCGGACTGCTCGGAGACACCGAGGTACTGAGCAATTTGCGGCTGCTGGAGACCGAACTGACCGGTGCAGGCATCTTGGAACCGCTGCTGTGTGCGCCGACCACAACTGATGTACTCGTCACCGCCCCGGACGCGGTGTGGGTGGATGACGGCAACGGATTGCACCGCAGCGCAGTGTGTTTCTCCGACGAGGGCGCGGTCCGCAGGCTCGCGCAGCGGTTGGCGCTGTTGGCCGGGCGCCGCCTCGACGAGGCGCAGCCGTGGGTGGACGGTCAACTGACCGGCATCGGCCCCTTCACCGTGCGCCTACACGCGGTGCTGCCGCCGGTCGCCGCCGCAGGAACCTGCCTGTCGCTGCGGGTCCTGCGCCCGGCCACCCAGAATCTCGACACCCTCAGCCGTTCCGGTGCCATCCCGGCGCAAGCCGCCGAGCTGGTGCACGCCATCATCCGGGCCCGCCTGGCCTTCCTCATCTCGGGTGGGACCGGCTGCGGCAAGACAACCCTTCTTGCTGCCGCGCTCGGCGCTGTGCCCGCTCATGAACGCATCATCTGCGTCGAGGACGCCGCCGAATTGGCTCCGCCGCACCCGCATCTGGTCAGGCTGGTGGCTCGCGGTGCCAACGTCGAAGGCATCGGCGAGGTCACGGTGCGCGACCTGGTCCGGCAGGCATTGCGGATGCGTCCCGACCGAATCGTGGTCGGTGAGGTACGCGGGGCCGAGGTGGTGGACCTGCTGGCCGCGCTCAACACCGGGCATGACGGCGGGGCGGGCACCGTCCACGCCAACAGTCCGGCGGAGGTACCCGCCCGGTTGGAGGCCCTCGGTGCGCTCGGCGGGTTGGACCGCACCGCGCTCATCAGTCAGCTGGCCGCTGCGAACCAGGTGCTGCTGCACGTGGGACGGGACGGCACCGGGCAGCGCAGGCTCAGCGAGATCGCAGTGCTGCGCCGGGGTGCTCGAGGTGATCTGGAGGTGGTGACGGCCTGGCACGCCGACACCGGATTGGGTTGTGGTGCAGACGCTCTGAACGCGTTGGTGGAACGGCGGGTGTCGCCGTGA